TGTGCTCCAGATCCTGAGCCGGCGTGCGCGCGCCCAGCTTCACCTTGAAGCGGTTGTGTCGCCGTGCTTCGATCATTTCGAGGGCCGAGTCGATGTCCCGCGCGGTATCGCCGCTCGCGAGCGTCCATGCGATCGGGATGCTTTTCCTCATCGTCCCGCCGATGAGGTCCGCTATAGACAGGTTCAGCGCTCGCGCCTTCAGGTCGTGCAGCGCGATGTCGATGGCGGCCTTCGCGGACAGGTTGCCCGTGACAGCGCGGTCCATGAGAGCCCTTGCTTCGCTCAGGTTGGACGCATCTTTCCCGATCAGGAGTGGCGCCAAGTAATTGTCGATGATGACCTTGATGGTCTCCGCCGATTCGGAACCCCATGTCGGCCCACCGACACTTCCGCCTTCGCCGATGCCAACGAGCCCTCCCGCCGTCACTTGGACGATCACATAGCTCTGCTTGTGCACCGTGGTGAACGACATCTGCAACGGGCGACGTGTCGGGACGTCGACGATCGTTGTGCTGATGGCCTCGATCTTCATGCGTGCTCCCGGGGTCGTTCGATGACGAAGTCGATGGCCATCACCTGCGCGCCGCCCTCGGTCTTTGCCGGCATGACCAGGTCCGGTGCGACACCCTTGCAGCAGTCGCTGTCGACCCAGTCGCCGCCTTCGAAGTAGTACTGCGTGGTCAGCGGCACGAACCCGTCCTTGCGCACCTTGAAGTGCACGTGCGCGGGACGCCACGTATGGCTTCCCATCATTTCAAGCAGCACGCCGGTCGGTCCCTTGTTCGGGATCTGGTACGGGGCGGGCATGGTGGTGCGCACGGCGTACTTGCCCTGCGCATCGGCCACGACCTTGCCGCGGTACAAGTCGGTCGGGATCTGGTCATGAAAGCCGCTGTACTTGCCGTCGGGCGTGGAGTGCCACACGTCGATCACGGCTCCCGCGGCTGGCGCGCCATCGTCCGTGCGCACGGCGCCGCGGATCACGAGCGGGTGATGCGAGTCATCCTCGTAGGTCTTCAGGGCGCCGGCGACCACCGGGGCGCCTTCCAGGAAATACGGGCCCTGGATCGCGGGCGTGGATCCGCGCGTGGCCTGGGCTTTGAGGTCGACGATCGTGTGGTTGAAGAACACGTCCAGCAGGAGAGCCATTTCCTTGGCCTCGGCCAGTTTCATCATGTAGCCGACGCCCGCGCGCCACTCTTCTTCCGTCACGCGTTGCTCCGTGAGGGTCTTCTGGATCGCATCCACCAATGCGGACGCAACCTGCTTCACTCGTTCGTTCATCCCGGTCTCCTTTGTCGGTTTGCCCGGTCCGGATTGACGCGGGACGAGTGAATGCTAGGCAGCGCCGGCCATGCCGTCCAATACCAAATTAGTCAGCCATCGTTACGGTTTGCGTAATATAGGCACATCACCAACTCGGAAAGCGCGCCATGGAATTCCGGCAGCTCAAGTATTTCATCGCCGTCGCGGAAGCAGGGAACATGGCTGCAGCAGCCAAGCGCCTGCACGTCTCACAGCCCCCCATCACGCGGCAGATGCAAGCCCTGGAAGCGGACTTGGGCGTCGTGCTTCTGGAGCGAAGCCACCGCGGGATCGAACTCACCGCCGCAGGTCACGCTTTCCTGGAGGATGCGCGCCGCATCCTGGAGTTGGCAGGCCGTTCGGGTGATCGCTCCCGCGCCGCCGCGCGGGGCGACGTGGGCGAGTTGAGCGTGGCGTATTTCGGAACGCCCATCTACCGCAGCCTGCCCCTTTTGCTGCGCGCTTTCCTTACGTCCACGCCTACGGCGACGGTATCCCTCACGCACATGACCAAGGACGAGCAGGTGGAGGGC
The sequence above is a segment of the Cupriavidus basilensis genome. Coding sequences within it:
- a CDS encoding chlorocatechol 1,2-dioxygenase → MNERVKQVASALVDAIQKTLTEQRVTEEEWRAGVGYMMKLAEAKEMALLLDVFFNHTIVDLKAQATRGSTPAIQGPYFLEGAPVVAGALKTYEDDSHHPLVIRGAVRTDDGAPAAGAVIDVWHSTPDGKYSGFHDQIPTDLYRGKVVADAQGKYAVRTTMPAPYQIPNKGPTGVLLEMMGSHTWRPAHVHFKVRKDGFVPLTTQYYFEGGDWVDSDCCKGVAPDLVMPAKTEGGAQVMAIDFVIERPREHA